CGAGCCCGTTGCGCTCGCCGTCGACGATCCGCCGCTCCAGCCGGTCGAACAGCGGCAGCTTGGCCAGCTCCTGCGCGCGCGACTCCTTCGACGAGGACGCCGTGACGCCCTCGAACAGCGCCATGAACTCCTGCAGCGGATCGTAGCCATCGGCGCGGCGGTCGTAGACCAGGTCGAGCGCGACCTTGCGCTGCTCGTCCGGGATCTTCGACATCGGCAGGATCTTCGAGGCGTGCACGATCGCGGTGCCCAGCCCGGCCTGCACGCACTCGTGCAGGAACACCGAGTTCAGCACCTGGCGCGCGGCCGCGTTGAGGCCGAAGGAGATGTTCGACAGCCCCAGCGTGGTCTGCACGTCGGGGTGGCGGCGCTTGAGCTCGCGGATGGCCTCGATGGTCTCGATGGCGTCCCGGCGCGACTCCTCCTGCCCGGTGGCGATGGTGAAGGTCAGCGTGTCGATGATGATGTCGGACTCGGCCAGCCCGTACTCGCCGGTGATCTGCGCGATCAGCCGGTCGGCGATGGCCACCTTGTGCTCGGCGGTGCGTGCCTGGCCCTCCTCGTCGATGGTCAGCGCGACCACCGCGGCGCCGAACTCGGCGACCAGCTCCATCACCTTGGTGAACCGGGACTCCGGCCCGTCGCCGTCCTCGTAGTTGACCGAGTTGACCGCGCAGCGCCCGCCCAGGTGCTCCAGGCCGGTCCGGATCACGTCGATCTCGGTGGAGTCGAGCATGATCGGCAGGGTGGAGGCGGTGGCGAAGCGGGAGGCGATCTCGGCCATGTCCGCCGCGCCGTCCCGGCCCACGTAGTCCACGCAGACGTCGAGCATGTGCGCGCCGTCGCGGGTCTGGTCGCGGGCGATCGCGACGCAGTCCTCCCAGCGGCCCTCCAGCATCGCCTCGCGGAAGGCCTTCGAGCCGTTGGCGTTGGTCCGCTCGCCGATCATCAGCACGCTGGCGTCCTGCTCGAACGGCACCGCCTGGTACAGCGACGACACGCCGGGCTCCGGCCGCGGGCGGCGCTGGGCGCGCTCGGTCTCGCGGACCGCGGCGACCAGCTGGCGGATGTGCTCGTCGGTGGTGCCGCAGCAGCCGCCGACCAGTCCGACGCCGAACTCGCGGACGAACCCGGCCAGCGCCTCGGCCAGCCCCTCCGGGCCGAGCGGGTAGACCGCGCCGTTCGGGCCCAGCTCGGGCAGCCCGGCGTTCGGCATCACGGTCAGCGGCACCCTCGCGTGCTTGGACAGCTGCCGCAGGTGCTCGCTCATCTCGGCCGGGCCGGTGGCGCAGTTCAGCCCGATCAGGTCGATGCCGAGCGGTTCGAGCGCCTGCAGCGCGGCGCCCACCTCGGTGCCGAGCAGCATGGTGCCAGTGGTCTCGACGGTGATCGAGGCGATGATCGGCACCCGCCTGCCCTCGGCGGCCATCGCGCGGTGCGCGGCCACGATCGAGGCCTTGGTCTGCAGGATGTCCTGGGTGGTCTCGACCAGCACCGCGTCCGCGCCGCCGGCCAGCAGCCCGCGCACCTCCTGCACGTAGGCGTCGCGCAGGCGCGCGTACGGGGCGTGGCCGAGGGTGGGCAGCTTGGTGCCGGGGCCGACCGAGCCGAGCACGAACCGGGGCTGGTCCGGCGTGGCGAACTCGTCGGCGGTCTCCCGCGCCAGGCGGGCGCCGATCTCGGACAGCTCGAAGATGCGGTCCTCGATGTCGTACTCGGCCAGGTTGGCGAAGTTGCAGCCGAAGGTGTTGGTCTCGACCGCGTCCGCACCCGCCTCCAGGTAACCGCGGTGGATCTCACGCACCACGTCGGGCCGGGTGACGTTGAGGATCTCGTTGCAGCCTTCGAGACCGTCGAAGTCGTCGAGGGACAGGTCGTGGGCCTGAAGCGCGGTGCCCATCGCACCGTCGGCCACCACAACACGTTCGGCGAGGGCGTCCAGCAAGGGCGAAGAGAGTCGTTCGGCCATGCTCCTTAGCCTACGGTCAGCGCGACCTCGGCCAGGTCGTAGGCTGGCACAGTGAGTGAGCCCGAACAGCCGAACAGCCCGCACGCCGAGCCGGCCCCGGAAGCCGCCGACGACGGCAAACCCGTCATGGTGGTCGCCTTCGAGGGCTGGAACGACGCAGGTGACGCGGCCAGTACCGCGATCGAGCACCTGCAGCTGAACTGGGACGCCACCCCGCTGGTCGAGCTCAATCCCGACGAGTACTACGACTTCCAGGTGAGCAGGCCCACTGTCCGCATGGTGGACGGGGTCACCCGAAGGGTGGAATGGCCGACCACTCGGCTGGCGGTATGCCACCCCGACGGCTTCGGCCGGGACGTGGTGCTGGTCCAGGGGCCGGAGCCGAACATGCGCTGGCGTGCCTTCTGCGCCGAACTGCTCGAGCACATGGAGCACCTCCAGGTGTCCACCGTGGTGACCCTCGGCGCGCTGCTGGCCGACACCCCGCACACCCGCCCGGTCCCGGTCACCGGCACCGCCTACGACGGCGCCGCCGCCGCGCGCTTCGGCCTGGAGCGCAACCGCTACCAGGGCCCGACCGGCATCGTCGGCGTGCTGCAGGACGCGTGCGTGCAGGCGGGCATCCCGGCGGTGTCGGTGTGGGCCGCGGTCCCGCACTACGTCTCGCACCCGCCGTCGCCGAAGGCCACCCTGGCGCTGCTGCACAAGCTCGAAGACATCCTCGACGTGGAGATCCCGCTCGGCGCCCTGCCCGAGCAGGCCGAGGAGTGGCAGCGCACGGTCTCGGAGATGGCCGACGAGGACGAGGAGATCCGCGACTACGTGCGCTCGCTGGAGGAACGCGACACCGAGCTGACCGTGGACGAGGCCAGCGGCGACAAGATCGCCGCCGAGTTCGAGCGCTACCTGCGGCGACGGCGTCCCGGCGGGCTCGACGGCCCGCGCTAGGTGGCCGTCGCGAAGCACCGCGCGAGCCGCGGTTGAGGTCCGGGTCACCGCGGCTGTACGGGGTCTATCTAGGCGGGCTGCTGGGGCCGTTCGGCGCGGGTGTGGTGGTGGCGATGCTGCCCGAACTCGCGGCGAGCTACGGCACCAGCCCGGCCGGGGCGGCCTCGTCGCTGACGGTCTACCTGGTGCCGTTCGCGGCCATCATGCTGGTCTCGGGCACGCTCGGTGAGCGCTGGGGCGTGGTCCGCACACTGCGGTTCGCCTACGCCGCCTACGCCGCGACCGCACTGCTGGCACTGGTCGCGCCCTGGTTCTGGCTGTTCCTGACGGCCCGCGGGCTGCAGGGTGCGGCGAACGCGTTCATCACCCCGCTGCTGCTCGCCCAGCTGGCCGCGGTCACCCCGCGTGACCGGCTGGGCCGGGCGCTCGGCCTGTTCGCCGCAATGCAGGCGCTCGGGCACACCACCGCGCCGCTGGTCGGCGGGCTGGCCGCGGAGCTGTCGTGGCCGTGGGCCTTCGCCGGGATCGCGGTCACCGCGCTCGCACTGGCCGCCGCTCCCCTGCCTGCCGATCCCGCGGCGGGCGAGCGCGTGGACTGGCGCTCGGTGGTCCGGCCGTCGGTGGTGCCGGGGGTGCTGGTGCTCGTCGGCTGGGGCTGCCTGTCCGGACTGTCCTTTTTGGTCGCCTTCCGGCTGGAGGACGTCTTCGAACTCAGCTCGGGGCCGCGCGGGCTCGCGCTGACCGTGTTCGGCGCGGCCGGTTTCCTCACCGCGCGCCTGAGCGGGGCCTACGCCGACCGGTTCGGGCCGGTGGCCGCGCTGGCCACCGGGCTGCTCGGCGGCGGGGCCGTGGTCGCGGTGCTCGGGCTGGCCGGTTCGCTGCCGGTGCTCGTCGCGGCCTGGGCGGCCGGGGGCGTGGTCGCCCAGCTGATCTCGGTCGGCACGAACACACTGGTGATCACCAGGGCGGGGGCGGCGCGCAACGGCGCGATCTCGGTGGTGCAGGCGCTGCGGTTCCTCGGCATGGCCTGCTCACCGCTGGCCTTCACCGGCCTCTACCACGCCGATCCGCGCCTGGCCTTCCTCGTGCCCGCCGCGGTGCTGGTGGCCGCCACCCCGATCCTGGTGCGGGCGCGGTGAGCGCCCCCGTCAGGGGTTGTCCGACTTGAGGATGACTTCGAATCCACCTTCACGCCGTCGTGCGAAACCACCGGGAGCAGCGAAGATGATCGACATGGGGAGGACAGAGGCGCTGGTGCGCCGTCGCTGGGCGGTGCTCGCGATCCTGTGCGCCAGCCTGCTGCTGGTCTCGATCGACGCGACCGTGCTGCACATGGCGCTGCCCGCGATCGCCGAGGACCTGCGCCCCGACGCCACCGAGCAGCTGTGGATCATCGCGGTGTACTCGCTGCTGGCCGCGCCGCTGCTGCTGGCCTTCGGCACGCTCGGTGACCACTACGGCAGGCGTCGCGTGCTGGTGCTCGGGTACGTGGTGTTCGGGCTGGCTTCGTTCGCCGCGGTGTTCGCGGTGAACGTGCCGATGCTGATCGCCGCGCGCGCGGTGCTCGGCGTCGGTGGCGCGATGATCATGCCCGCCACGCTGTCCATCCTGCGGCAGGCCTTTCCCGACCGGGCCGAGCGGCGCACCGCCATCGGCGTGTGGAGCGGGGTGGCCGGGTCCGGCGCGGTGCTGGGCCCGCTGCTCGGCGGTTTCCTGGTGCAGGAGTTCAGCTGGCACGCCGCGTTCGCCATCAACGTGCCGGTGATGCTGGCCGCGCTGCCGCTGACCTACTGGCTGATCCCGGAGTCGGCGGATCCGCCGGAGGGCAAGTGGGACCTGCTGAGCGCCGTGCTCGCGGCGGGCGGTGTGCTCGGCGTGGCGTTCGCGATCAAGCAGACCCCGCACGGCGGTTCGATGTCCGTGCTGGGTCCGGCGGCCGGGCTGGCCGGTGTGGTGCTGCTGGTGGTGTTCGTCCGGCGGCAGAAGCGGCTGGTGTCCCCGCTACTGGACCTCGCGTTGTTCCGGCGGCGCGCGTTCAGCGTGGCGGTCGGCAGCGTGCTGCTGGTGATGCTCTCGCTGGTCGGCCTCGGCCTGCTGTTCGCCCAGTACCTGCAACTGGTGCTGGCGCTGGAGCCGATGGAGGCGGCGCTGCGGCTGCTTTTTGTGATGGTCGCGGCGGTGGTCGGCAGTCTGGTCGCGGCGCCGCTGCTGCGCTGGTTCGAAGGCCGCGCGGTGACCGTCGCCGGGTTCGCCGTGGTCGGGCTGGCGCTCGGCGCGGCGGCGCTGTGGCTGGACACCGCGGAGAACCTGTGGCTGCTCGGGCCGGTGCTGGTCGCGGTCGGCTTCGGCATCTCGGTGGCGCTGACCGCCGCTTCCGACGCGCTGCTCGCCGCCGCGCCCGCCGAGCAGGCCGGTGCCGCGTCGGCGGTCGAGGAGACCGCGTACGAACTGGGCGCCGGGCTCGGCGTGGCGGTGCTGGGCAGCATCGCCGCCGGCGTCTACACCGCCGCTTTTCCCGCCGTCGCGGGAGTTCCGCCGCACGAAGCGGAACTCGCCGGGCGCGGGCTGACCGATGCGGCCGAGGCCGCGTCGGTACTTCCGGAGCCGGTCGCCGGGCAGCTGCTCGAAGCGGCGCGCGGCGCGTTCGTCGACGGCATGACCGTCGCGCTCGCCACCGGCTTTGTCACCTTCGCCGTCGCCGCCATCGCCGCGGCCCGGCTGCTACCGAAGACAGGAGTTCCACGATGACCACGACCGAGATCAGGGCGGGCTGGCGCACCCCGGCGGCGTTCTACCGGCTGATCAGCTCGCCGGCGCTGCGCGCGGCGTTCGGCTGGGACCTGCGCTCGCGCGACGTCCGCTGGGTGCGGCCGGTCGAGGGCATGACCTGCCTGGAGGTCGGCAGCGGCGGCGGGTTCTACACGAAGGCGCTGGCCGGGCACCTCGGCGCGGGCAGCGAACTGATCGCGCTCGACCCCGACGCGGGCAGCCTCGAAGTGCTGCGCGAGCGGCTGACCGGCGCGCCGGGCGCGCGGATGAGCTATCAGGCCGGTGACGGCTGCGCCCTGCCGCTGCCGGATTCCAGTGTGGACGCGCTGTTCTACGGCTACAGCCTGGAAGAGTTCAGCGACCCGCTCGCCGCGATCCGTGACGCGCACCGCGTGCTTCGCCCCGGTGGGCAGCTGGTCCTGTTCCTGTGGCGCCCGGTGATCGGGCGGCGCCGCCGGGAACCGGTGCTCAACCTGCTGGAGTCGACCTTCACCAGGGAGCGGGCTTCGGCTGGACCGCAGAACATCCGCCTGTCCTACCGGCGCTGACCGCCGGGCTCGCCAGGCGGAAGGCCGTGAGCGCACGCGCCCACGGCCTTCCCCGTCCGGCTCAGCCGTTGGGGCAGCTGCTCCGGAACTCTTCGACCAATGTGGACTTCGACGGGCCCGGGCAGAGGAACTGCTCGTACCGGGTGTCGTTGTCCACGAACCGCTTCAGCCACGAGATCATGTACTTCGCCTGCGTGGTGTTCGGCGTGTTCGGGAAGAAGTGGCTGGCGTTGTTCAGCTCCAGGTACGCCTTGTCCGGCGCACTGCTCAGCGAGGTGTAGAACGGCTCGGCGTGGCTGGCGACCGGGGCCACCGAGTCGGACTCGCCGCCGATGATGAAGGTGGGCACCTGGTCGGTGTTCCAGGTCTTGTCGGTGTTCCACGGCGCCAGCGGGATCGCCGCCTGCAGGCTCGGCCGCTTGACCGAGGCCTCCAGCGAGCCACCGCCGCCCATCGAGTGCCCGGCCACGGCCAGCCTCGACGGGTCGATCTTGCTGCGGACCGTGCTCGGGCTCTGCTGGGTCAGGTAGTCCAGCGCGGCCAGCAGCTGGTCACCGCGGCTGGCCGGCTGGTCGTAGATGGTGTTCGTGTCGATGGTGATCACCACGAACCCCTGTGAGGCCAGCCTGCGGCCCATCCACGAGATGCTGGACTGGGTGGCGGTGAACCCCGGCGAGATGGCGAGCGCGCCGTAGGTGCCCTCACTGGTGCTCGTCGGGTAGTAGATCGTGCCGCCACCGAATCCGCCGACCAGGCTCGACACGCTGCTCTCGGCGGTGGAGAACGGGCCGGTGGGGGCTTCGATGCTGGAGTTGGTCGGGGCGGGGCCGCGTTCGTAGGGGTTCTCGGCGGCGCCCGCGGCGGGGGCGGTGAACGCCGCGGCGCCCAGCGCGATGGCGAGGGCGGCACCGGTGAGTCGTCTGCGCACTTCGTTGTGCTCCTTCGGGGTGGAACGTGACGGACGGTGCTGACTCTGGCACCCGCCGCGCCCGCCCGGCATCGGTGAAATCGCCAGCCCGCCCCCGTGCCCGCCACCGTCCTCAACGGAGGCCTCCGCCCGCTCCCCCGGTTAGGCTTTCCGGTCGTGACCGCACCCGAGGACCTCGTCCGCCTGGCCGCGCGCAAGCTGGCACGCGGGGAACGGCTGGACCTTGGCGCGCTCGCCGCCGAGGCGGGCATCTCCAGGGCCACCCTGTTCCGCCGCGTCGGCAATCGCGAGGACCTGCTCGGCGACGCGCTCTGGCAGATGTCCGAGCGCACGCTGGCCAGGGCGGTCCGCCGCTGGGACGAGACCGAGGGCCCGGTGGTGCGCGACGCCGACGGCCGCCTGCGCTGCCTGACCGTGATGGGCTGGTACCGGTCCGACGTGGCCACCTCGCGCGGGCTGCACGTGCTGCTGGACAACGAGCCGACCACCGCGATCCGGGTGCTCACCGACCCGCACGGCCGGGTGCAGCCCAGGGTGATCGCCGCCTACCGCGAGCTGCTCGCCCGCGACGTCGCCGACGGCGGGTTCACCCCGGTGGTCGACCTCGACTCGCTCAGCTTCGCGTTGGTGCGTCTGGGCGAATCCTTCCTCTACTCGGACGTGGTCGCGGCCGGGAAGCCGAACCTGGAAGCGGCGGCCAAGCTGCTGGGAGTCCTCGTCGAGGGGGCTCCGGTCGCGGTCCGGTAGGCCGGGGCGGGTGGTTGTGAAACAGATCGCCGTGGTGTTTCATGCGGTCAGGCTCGTGTGTGCCTCCCCGGACGGCGTTGTCCACAAAGGAGTGTCTCCATGCCCGACACCTGGCTGCCCGGATTCGGCCCGTCGCTGGACTACCCCGAGGTGGGCGTGCCCGCCATCCTGGCCGGATCCGCCCGGCGGTTCGGCGATCGCGCCGCCTTCGTCCACGACGGCGAGTCGCTGAGCTTCCGCAGGCTCGGCCAGGGCGCCGCCGCCTTCGCCAACGGCCTGCTCGCCGACGGCCTCTCCCCCGGCGACCCGGTGGCCCTGCGCATGCCGAACTGCCTGGCCTACCCGGTCGCCTACTACGGCACGCTGCTGGCCGGTGGCACCTTCGTGCCGGTCAGCCCGCTGCTGCCGGAGCCCGCCGCGCAGGCCCAGCTGGCCGACGCGGGTGCGGTGCGCTCGATCACCGCCGCCGACGTGCCCGCCCTGTGCGCCGGGCAGAGCGAAGCGCCCCCGGAAATCGACCACCACGACCACTTGGCCCATCTCGCCTACACCGGCGGCACCACCGGCGTGTCGAAGGGCGTCGAGCTGCCACACCGGAACGTGGTGGTGAACTGCCTGCAGTACGCCTGCTGGGCGACCGGTTCGGTGCCCGCGCTGGACGAGCACGGCGGGCTGGTGCTCGACCAGGTCGGCAGCCCCGAGGAGTGGCCGACCCGGCTGGGCACCGGGATCGCGATCAACCTGACGCCGTGGTTCCACGCGATGGGCACGATCGGCGGGCTGAACGTGCCGGTGCTCAGCGGGACCACCGTCGTGCTGCACTCGCGGCTGGACCCGGCCGCCTACCTGGCCGACGTCGAACGCCTCGGTGTCACCTCGATGGGTGGCGCGCCCGCGTTGTTCGCCGCGCTGCTGGCCTGCCCGGACATCCGCACCAGGGACCTCAGCTCGGTCCGCTCGATCAGTTCGGGCGCCGCCCCGATGCCGCTGGAGATGATCCGGCGGCTCGGCGAGTTGCTGCCCGGCGCGCCGATCCTGGAGGGCTACGGCCTGACCGAGGTCACCATGGGCGCCACCAGCACCCCGTCGCACCGCTCCGGCCTGCACAAGGCGGGCGCGGTCGGGCGCCCGGTGTTCGACACCGAGGTCCGCCTGGCCTCACTCGACGGGGACGACACGCCGGTGCCGGCCGGGGAACGCGGGGAGGTCTGCGTCCGCGGCCCGCAGGTCATGCGTGGTTACCACAACCGGCCGGAAGCCACCGCCGAAGTGCTGCGGGACGGCTGGCTGCACACCGGCGACATCGGCGTGCTGGACGACGACGGCTACCTGTCCATTGTGGACCGCAAGAAGGACATGCTGCTGTACAAGGGATACAACGTCTACCCACGGGAGCTGGAGGAGCTGCTGACCGCGCTGCCGGAGGTGGCCGCGGCCGCGGTGGTCGGCCGCCCCGACCCGGCAGTTGGCGAGCTGCCGGTGGCGTTCGTGGTGCCCGCGAAGGCTTCGGTGTCCGACACCGAGGTGCTCGACGCGGTGAACGCGCAGGTGCCCGGCTACAAGCGGGTGCGGGAACTGCGGTTCGTGCCGGAGCTGCCGGTGTCCGCCGCCGGGAAGATCCTCAAGCGGGCCCTGCGCGAACAGCTGACATGACCGGCCCGCTCGGGCGGGAGCCGGAACTGGCGGTGCTCGGTGACCTGCTGGCCGCGGGCAACGGCGTCGTGCGGTTCACCGGCGCGCCCGGCATCGGCAAGACGCGGCTGGTGGACCACGCCGCGGCGGCCGGGCTCCGGCAACTCGGCGCGGCCGGTTCCCCGGCCGAGCGATCACTGCGGTTCGGTGCCCTGCACCGGTTCCTGCAGCCGGTCGCCGACCTTCCCGGCTGTCCGGAGGCGGTGCGCTCCGCGGCGGGCCGTGGTGGGCCGGAACCGGGTGATTTCCAGTTGTGCACGGCGTTTCACCGCCTTCTCGCCGGTCTCGGGCCGGTGCTCTGCTGGGCCGACGACACGCAGTGGTGGGACGAGGCGTCGCTGGCGGTGCTGGCGTTCGCGGCCCGGCGACTGGACGGGCTGGGCGTGGTGATGGTCTTCGCGAGCGGGCCGGGACCGTCCGGTCCGGACCCGGACCCGCTCGACGGCCTGCCCACCATCCGCCTGGCCCCACTCGACGACGTCGCGGCGGCGAGCCTGCTCCCGCCGGGATTGCCGCCGGACGAGCGAGCCCGGTTGCTCGCGCTCGCCGGTGGCAATCCGCGGGATCTGCTGGAACTGGCGGAGTCGGGCGGGGAAACGCTGCCCGAGGACGGTCACCAGCGCGCCGCCTATCGCCGCGTCTTCGACGGGCTTTCCCCTGGCGCACGGCAGTTCGTGCTGCTGGCGGCGTCGGAGTCACCGCTGAGCCAAGCCGAATTCGACCGGTGCGGTGTCCGAGCCCGCGACGAAGCGCTCGCGTCGGGACTGCTCGCGAGCCCGGCGGTGCGCGCCACGCTCCGCGAGGACGCCGCGCCCGCGATGGCCACCGCGCTCGCCGAAGCGGCCATGCGGTCGGGAATCACCGAAGAAGCCGTGCACGCCTTCGAACGCGCGGCGGAACTCGGCGAGGACGGTCCACAGTGGCTGATCCCGGCCGCGCGCGGGGCCTGGGAACTCGGGCACACCACCTGGGCGCGGAAGTTGCTGCGCCGCGCCGGGGACCGGCTGTTGCAGGGTGAGATCGAACTGCGCGACGGCGAACCGGCCGTGGCCGCACACGAACTGCTGACAGCGGCGGAAACCCTGCCACCCGCCGAAACCTCGGTCGCGCTGATGCTGGCCGGGGAAGCCCGCCGGATCAGCGGTGACCTCCGGGGATTCACCGCCATCGCCGCGCGCACCGCCCAGTTGGCCCGTACCTCCGACGCGCCACAGGTCCGGCTCGCCGCGGCGCATACGCGCGGGCTGGCCGCGACGTTCGCCGGCCGGCACGAAGAAGCGATCCCGGCGCTGGAGGAAGCGCTGCGGGTCGCGCCCGGTGACGTGCGAAGCCAGGTCTGGGCGGCCGAAGCGGCGCTCGCGCTGGGCCGGACGGCGCTCGCGCACGAGTACGCGGCGGCCGCGGTGGCCCGTGCGCGGATCGACGCGGTGACCACGCTGCCATGGGCGCTGATCCATCTCGGCATCTCCGCGGCGCTGCTCGACCGGCACCGCGCCGCCGTCGCCGCGGCCACCGAGGGACTGGCCGAAAGCGGTGGCCAGCGCACCTGCGCCGCGGAGAACCTGACCGTGCTGGCGCTGTCCGCCGCCCGGCTCGGTGACACCAAGGCCGCGCGGAAATGGCTCGACGAAGCCGATCTCGACCGCCGGTCGCTCGGCCGCCCGCGCGCGATCGCCGCGTGGGCCGAGGTGTGCGTCGACCTCGCCACCGACCGGCCCGCCGAAGCGCTGGCCCGGTTCCGCACGCTGTCCGCCGACACCGGGCACGCGCAACCGGCGATCGCCGTGCTCGCCACCCCGCTGCTGGTCGAGGCGGCGGTGCGCTGCGAGGAACCGGAGTACGCGGTGCGCGGGCTGCGCGTGCTCGACGGCTGGGCCGAAGCCACCGGCAGCGTGCAGTGGCGGGCGCTGGCCCAGCGGTGCCACGGCCTGCTCGCCCGCGACCCGGACACCGCCGACAAGCACTTCACCACCGCGGTGGATCTGCACCGGCTCGCCCGCACCCCGCTCGAACTGGCGAAAACCCAGCTGTGCCAGGCGATGCGCCTGCGCCGGGACCGCCGGTTCCGCGACGCGCGCGAACTGCTCGGCGACGCGGCCCGCCTGTTCGACCGGCACGGCGCCGAGTTCTGGGCCGGGCGCGCCCGCGCCGAACACCGCGCGGCCGGCGGTGCCCCGGCCGAACCGGCCGACGGCGACCTGCCCTCGCTCACCCCGCAGCAGACCCAGATCTCGCTGCTGGTCGCCGGCGGCAAGACCAATCGCGAGATCGCGCGGCGGCTGGTGATCAGCCACCGCACGGTCGACCACCACCTGCGCAACATCTACACCAAGCTCGGCGTCCGTTCCCGCGTCGAACTCGCCGCGCTGCTGGCGAAACGGGCCACGGCACCGCCGGGCGACGGCACCGGGCCCGGCTCGGTCAGGTTTTCATGAAGTTCGCGATGGCGTTCAGCACCGAGA
The genomic region above belongs to Amycolatopsis sp. YIM 10 and contains:
- a CDS encoding LuxR family transcriptional regulator, with protein sequence MTGPLGREPELAVLGDLLAAGNGVVRFTGAPGIGKTRLVDHAAAAGLRQLGAAGSPAERSLRFGALHRFLQPVADLPGCPEAVRSAAGRGGPEPGDFQLCTAFHRLLAGLGPVLCWADDTQWWDEASLAVLAFAARRLDGLGVVMVFASGPGPSGPDPDPLDGLPTIRLAPLDDVAAASLLPPGLPPDERARLLALAGGNPRDLLELAESGGETLPEDGHQRAAYRRVFDGLSPGARQFVLLAASESPLSQAEFDRCGVRARDEALASGLLASPAVRATLREDAAPAMATALAEAAMRSGITEEAVHAFERAAELGEDGPQWLIPAARGAWELGHTTWARKLLRRAGDRLLQGEIELRDGEPAVAAHELLTAAETLPPAETSVALMLAGEARRISGDLRGFTAIAARTAQLARTSDAPQVRLAAAHTRGLAATFAGRHEEAIPALEEALRVAPGDVRSQVWAAEAALALGRTALAHEYAAAAVARARIDAVTTLPWALIHLGISAALLDRHRAAVAAATEGLAESGGQRTCAAENLTVLALSAARLGDTKAARKWLDEADLDRRSLGRPRAIAAWAEVCVDLATDRPAEALARFRTLSADTGHAQPAIAVLATPLLVEAAVRCEEPEYAVRGLRVLDGWAEATGSVQWRALAQRCHGLLARDPDTADKHFTTAVDLHRLARTPLELAKTQLCQAMRLRRDRRFRDARELLGDAARLFDRHGAEFWAGRARAEHRAAGGAPAEPADGDLPSLTPQQTQISLLVAGGKTNREIARRLVISHRTVDHHLRNIYTKLGVRSRVELAALLAKRATAPPGDGTGPGSVRFS